The DNA segment TTCCTGACCTGCGGGTTTCGGGATAAAAGGATCACCATCTCCGGTGACGGCAGACCTGTAAGAGCGTTCTGTTACGAGTCCGATTTCGCCATCATGCTCCTGAAATGTCTGGTCCGCGCCAAAAATCAAACGCTGAACGCCGGTAACGATGGCCCGGAGGTGTCGATCAAGAAACTGGCCGACATGGTGGCCAAGGCCATAGGTGGAGTAGATGTCATTATCAAAGGGAGGGACGATGCCACGAAGCTGCCCCCCCGTTACGTGCCGGACGTAGACAGGATGCGGAATGTGTTTGTACCAGAGGTAGGAGTGGAACAGGCGATCGGCAAGGTGGTCAGGCACATTCGGGAGACGACCTCACAGCACTCCGTGTGAAACGGTTTGAGCGTCATTTTTTAATACGATCAAGCAATGGTTATTTGAAAGCTGGCTTAGGTCAGTATCTCGATAAAAGATATAGAAATCCTTTAATAAGGTCACACTAATGAAAGCGGCCACAATCATTGTCACCTCCGACCTGATCTGACGGATTTAAGGATAAATAGAACGAGTCGAAGGTACGATAAATGCGATCTGGGGAGAGTGCGAGAATCCACCTTACGAACATCAAACGGAACATCATTCGGATGGTCAACCGTTCGGGCACGTCGCACGTCGGCTCGTGCCTGTCGGCCGCCGACATCCTCTACACGCTCTATTTCCGGTCGATGAAGATCGACCCGGCCAATCCCAAGGATCCAAATCGAGACTTCTTCATCCTTTCCAAAGCCCACAGCAGCGTGGCCCTGTATTCCACCTTGGCGGAGAGGGGGTTCTTCCCCCCCGCCTGGCTGGAAACCTACTCCCAGAACGAAGGTCGGTTGACCGGCCATCTGGAAAGGGACCAGGTGCCCGGGGTGGAGACCTCCGGCGGAAGCCTGGGGATGGGGCTGTCCCTCGGCCTGGGCGTGTCCATAGGCAAGAAGTTGCACGGGAACGGCGGGCGCGTGTTCGTGCTCCTCAGCGACGGGGAATGCGAGGAAGGCTCCATCTGGGAGGCGGTCATGCTAGCCTCCACCCTGAAGACCGACAATCTCGTGGCCATCGTGGACATGAACGGCTGGCAGGCCTGCGGCAGGACCAACGTCATAGTAGAGCAGAAGAACTTCGCCGAGCGTTGGAAGGCCTTCAACTGGCACGT comes from the Methanomassiliicoccales archaeon genome and includes:
- a CDS encoding transketolase, with product MRSGESARIHLTNIKRNIIRMVNRSGTSHVGSCLSAADILYTLYFRSMKIDPANPKDPNRDFFILSKAHSSVALYSTLAERGFFPPAWLETYSQNEGRLTGHLERDQVPGVETSGGSLGMGLSLGLGVSIGKKLHGNGGRVFVLLSDGECEEGSIWEAVMLASTLKTDNLVAIVDMNGWQACGRTNVIVEQKNFAERWKAFNWHVTQVDGHDCDALESAFKERTDGPHVVLARTVKGKGVSFMEDRLEWHYKVPNDKEMEIALKELGGDQE